Below is a genomic region from Candidatus Polarisedimenticolia bacterium.
GTGGTCTTCGAGCGCCACGGCCTGATGGGATGCGGCGGAGCGGCCGGTCCGGCGGAGCCGCTCGGGTGGTTCGCCAAGGTCCATCATGTCGACCCCGACACGCTCCTGCTGGAGCTGCGTGAGGCGGCCGCTTCGCCGGTCCCCGCGCCGGAGAGGACGGCGACGAAATCGGCGCAGGCGGCGGTAAACGCCTCGCAGGCCGACGGCCACGAGAACCTCTATCGCCGGTTCCTCAAGGCAGCCTTCCTGTTCACGTTCACCGGCGGCGCGACGCTGGGGGCGTGGGCCCTGATCGACATGGCGCTGCGCGGCAGGCTGGGAGGGCTGGGGCGCGGCATCATCCAGGTGCATGGCCACTATCAGCTCTTCGGTTGGGTGGCGCTGTTCGTCGTGGGGATCGCCTACCACATCCTGCCGCGCATGACCGGCATCCCGCTTCCCTCCTACCGGGCTGCTTCGCTTTCCTTCGTGCTCCTCGTCGGCGGGACGATCCTGCGCACAGCGCAGGCGCTCGACCCGTCGGAGCTGCGCACGGGGCTGCTGGCCACCGGCGCCCTGGCCGAGCTGGCCGGCTGCGCCCTGTTCGCCTGGACCATCGCGCGGATCCTGCGCGCGCAGGCGGGAGCGTGGCAGCCGTATCAGCATTACCTGCTCCTGGGCACCGGCTGGCTGATCGTCTCGTCGATCCTGAACCTGGCCCACGTCACCTACCTCGCTGTCCGCAGCGCGGCGGAGGTGCCTCCTCATCTGAACCTTCCTTTCCTGACCGTCTTCCTGGTCGGCTTCGTAATCTCCTGGATCCTCGGGGTCTCGCTGCGGACGCTGCCGGTCTTCATGGGACTGAAGGCGAATCCCCGGCTGGCCGCGGCGCTGCCGATCCCGCTGGCGGCGTCGACCGCACTTCTGGCCGTGGGGGAAGGGATCTATCTGGCCGATGGCTCCGTCGCCGGGCGAATCCTCTTCGGGTGCGGCGGCCTCGGGCTCGCCGCGGCCTTCCTGCTTTTCGTGCGGGCGGTGGGAATCCTGGGGGCTTCGGGCGAGACGGAGCCGGGTCTCGACCGCCGCTACGAGAAGTTCATCCGCCTCGGCTATGCCTGGCTGGCCATCTCGGCCCTGATGCTGGCGGCCTTCTCGCTGCTGGCGCTGGCGGGATACGGCATGGACCATGCCCTGGTGGGCGCCTATCGCCATGCCCTGACGGTCGGGTTCATCACCACCATCATGATCGGCATGGCGGCACGCATCGTGCCGGTTTTCCGCGGGGTGGGCCTGCACTCGCCGCTGCTGCTGGAAGCTACCTTCTGGCTGCTGGCCGCCGGGAACCTGATCCGCGTC
It encodes:
- a CDS encoding DUF542 domain-containing protein — encoded protein: MLIDPKMTVAEILSVCPAARAPLATLGLDACCGGKHPLEFACRAHGVPVETALAAIERAASAASTPGIDPSMSVREVLAKFPATVVVFERHGLMGCGGAAGPAEPLGWFAKVHHVDPDTLLLELREAAASPVPAPERTATKSAQAAVNASQADGHENLYRRFLKAAFLFTFTGGATLGAWALIDMALRGRLGGLGRGIIQVHGHYQLFGWVALFVVGIAYHILPRMTGIPLPSYRAASLSFVLLVGGTILRTAQALDPSELRTGLLATGALAELAGCALFAWTIARILRAQAGAWQPYQHYLLLGTGWLIVSSILNLAHVTYLAVRSAAEVPPHLNLPFLTVFLVGFVISWILGVSLRTLPVFMGLKANPRLAAALPIPLAASTALLAVGEGIYLADGSVAGRILFGCGGLGLAAAFLLFVRAVGILGASGETEPGLDRRYEKFIRLGYAWLAISALMLAAFSLLALAGYGMDHALVGAYRHALTVGFITTIMIGMAARIVPVFRGVGLHSPLLLEATFWLLAAGNLIRVLFQSLSAAYGPTALRIAGLSGILELAALLLFGYNLWRTLDAATVETPKVSWLPPVAAATKVGDLLLAYPGLLPVFVSHGFTALANPVMRRTVARQVSLGQACRMHGVDLERFLKELSETAGRLRAQS